A region of Larus michahellis chromosome 15, bLarMic1.1, whole genome shotgun sequence DNA encodes the following proteins:
- the GOLGA2 gene encoding golgin subfamily A member 2 isoform X5 yields MADGSRQSRLAAAKKKLKEYQQKNSPGATAGTKKKRKTKEGSRPETPTNDDQQPPENIQNILKVLVSDLNRSNGVAIPSLDKRKIHEAEDHKNALDENRSISSTESLRQLSEQLNGLVSQSTSYVNGESAVSSTNIKEMETRYQELAVALDSSNLTNKQLVTKIEELKQQNQEAMNQLEKEKKEFEQKFSKEQAALREQLQVHIQTIGILVSEKSELQTALGHTQQAARQKSGEVENLAARLHSSRQRVSELERTLSSISMQQKQSEKHNKELVKERDNLKMELYKQSKSSEEIKQQNSELSEKVHSLVSANSAMKLDMEDLHKKLEMAELMIQQFSNQAGSLDANQQLQMALEEKASLETQVAQLSESLHQLQAERDQYVEKLKEERSIWQQRVQQLSEQVHTMAEEKEKHMAQIRELEANITELLSKSAVKPMDIEPSSPAGPTAAELSLQEEIQRLQQEKEELHGQYQAQVRDNEQLSHLNREQEERLLELEKAVQRYNEESVDRQQILEDMQSDKATISRALSQNRELKEQLAELQNGFVKLTNENMEVTSALQSEQHVKKELAKRLGQLQENLGELKETLELKTQEARGLQEQRDQYYSHLQQYTVAYQQLAAEKEELHKQYLLQTQLMDRLQHEEVQGKVTVEMHLKELQQTKENLEAVAKENKELQAQISQLAADLDGRVLHRLEGDESEAMTEEIEKSSFVIPEKFESHEEMVAFLTSAMSQVEKEREDMRQQLAAQKQQCRSLLQQIAALRQEQQHDVTLGGGSTMDTVPVEVHEALKTAMEKLQSRFTELMHEKADLKERLEELEHRCIQLSGETDTIGEYIALYQSQRAILKQRHQEKEEYISRLAQDKEEMKMKLLELQDLVMRLVRERNEWYSKYVAAAQNPELLASENESVLPVERRIELNATDGEGLREVNLADEAEQEAAVLHQSGFSPIDSKAAQPSQEDPTAKQIMQLLREIQNPQERLGSLLENPCIPFFYRADENDEVKIMVV; encoded by the exons ATGGCGGacggcagcaggcagagcaggctgGCGGCGGCCAAGAAGAAG ctgaaggAATATCAGCAGAAGAATAGCCCTGGAGCAACTGCAGGAACCAAGAAAAAACGCAAAACTAAGGAAGGCAGTAGACCCGAGACTCCCACCAATGATGACCAGCAGCCTCCAGAGAAT ATTCAGAACATTCTGAAGGTGCTGGTGTCAGACCTTAACCGCTCCAATGGGGTAGCCATACCCTCATTGGACAAGAGGAAG ATTCATGAAGCTGAGGATCATAAAAATGCTTTGGATGAGAACAG GTCTATCTCATCAACAGAAAGTCTCCGCCAGTTGTCTGAACAACTCAATGGCCTGGTTTCTCAG TCTACGTCGTATGTGAATGGGGAAAGTGCTGTTTCTTCCACAAATATTAAGGAAATGGAA ACACGTTACCAGGAGCTGGCAGTAGCCCTGGATTCCAGCAATCTAACTAACAAACAGCTCGTTACAAAGATAGAGGAATTG AAACAGCAGAACCAAGAAGCAATGAATCAGCTGGAGAAG GAAAAGAAGGAGTTTGAACAGAAATTCTCTAAAGAGCAAGCAGCACTGAGGGAACAGCTACAG GTTCACATCCAGACTATTGGAATTCTAGTTTCTGAGAAGTCTGAGTTGCAGACAGCCCTTGGACATACTCAGCAAGCTGCACGGCAGAAGTCAG GAGAAGTTGAAAACCTGGCTGCTCGTTTACATTCATCTCGCCAGAGGGTATCAGAGCTAGAACGTACTTTGTCATCTATCTCTATGCAGCAAAAACAGTCAGAGAAG caTAATAAAGAGTTAGTGAAGGAGCGAGACAACCTGAAAATGGAACTATACAAACAAAG caaAAGTAGCGAGGAAATAAAGCAGCAGAATTCGGAGCTGTCAGAGAAAGTTCACTCCCTGGTTTCTGCAAACTCAGCTATGAAGTTGGATATGGAGGATTTGCATAAGAAACTGGAAATGGCTGAACTGATGATTCAACAG TTCTCAAATCAGGCAGGGAGTCTGGATGCCAACCAGCAGTTGCAGATGGCACTGGAAGAGAAGGCGAGCCTGGAAACCCAGGTTGCTCAG CTCTCAGAGTCACTTCACCAGCTCCAGGCAGAAAGAGATCAGTATGTAGAGAAactgaaggaggagagaagcatTTGGCAGCAGCGGGTGCAGCAGCTCTCTGAGCAG GTCCACACaatggcagaggagaaggagaagcacaTGGCCCAAATTCGGGAGCTGGAAGCCAATATTACAGAGCTGTTGAGCAAATCAG CAGTTAAGCCCATGGATATTGAGCCTTCCTCACCAGCAGGGCCCACAGCAGCTGAGCTGAGTCTGCAGGAAGAGATCCAGCGGCTGCAGCAAGAGAAGGAGGAGCTGCATGGGCAGTACCAGGCCCAGGTCCGGGACAACGAGCAGCTGAGCCACCTCAACCGGGAGCAGGAGGAGCGGCTGCTGGAGCTTGAGAAGGCTGTGCAGCGCTACAACGAGGAGTCTGTGGACAGACAGCAGATCCTGGAGGACATGCAGAGTGACAAGGCCACAATCAGTAGGGCGCTGAGCCAAAATCGGGAGCTGAAGGAGCAGCTGGCTGAGCTGCAGAATGGGTTTGTCAAACTG ACAAATGAGAACATGGAGGTTACAAGTGCCCTACAGTCAGAGCAACATGTAAAGAAAGAGCTGGCCAAGAGGCTTGGGCAGCTGCAGGAGAACCTGGGCGAGCTCAAAGAGACG CTGGAACTGAAAACACAGGAGGCTCGGGGACTGCAGGAGCAGCGGGACCAGTACTACAGCCACTTACAGCAGTACACCGTGGCGTACCAGCAGCTGGCTGCCGAGAAGGAGGAACTGCACAAACAGTACTTGCTTCAGACACAGCTGATGGATCGGCTACAGCATGAGGAGGTTCAGGGGAAGGTGACAGTGGAAATGCACCTGAAAGAGCTGCAGCAGACGAAG GAAAATCTGGAAGCTGTagctaaggaaaacaaagagctgcAGGCCCAGATCAGTCAGTTAGCAGCAGACCTGGATGGCAGGGTTTTGCACCGACTAGAAG GAGATGAAAGTGAAGCAATGACCgaagaaatagaaaaatcttCATTTGTGATCCCAGAGAAGTTTGAAAGCCATGAAGAAATG GTTGCTTTCTTGACATCTGCCATGTCCCAAGTGGAGAAGGAGCGAGAAGACAtgaggcagcagctggcagctcaGAAACAGCAGTGCAGAAGCCTCCTGCAGCAAATAGCAGCTCTTAGGCAGGAGCAGCAACATGATGTCACGCTGGGTGGAG GTTCCACCATGGATACTGTACCAGTGGAGGTTCATGAGGCTTTGAAAACTGCCATGGAGAAACTACAG TCCCGTTTCACAGAGCTGATGCATGAGAAAGCTGATCTGAAGGAACGGCTAGAAGAGTTAGAACATCGCTGCATACAGCTGTCTGGGGAAACGGACACCATTG GGGAGTATATTGCGTTATACCAGAGTCAAAGGGCTATCCTCAAACAGCGACACCAGGAGAAAGAGGAATACATCAGCAGATTGGCTCAGGATAAGGAAGAGATGAAG ATGAAACTACTGGAACTGCAGGACTTAGTGATGCGTCTGGTCAGGGAAAGAAATGAATGGTACAGCAAGTATGTAGCAGCTGCCCAGAACCCAGAGCTGTTAGCAAGCGAGAATGAAAGTGTACTTCCAGTGGAGAGACGCATTGAACTAAACGCTACTGATGGAGAAG GGTTACGAGAAGTGAATTTAGCAGATGAAGCAGAACAAGAGGCTGCTGTTCTTCATCAATCCGGTTTCTCCCCTATTGACAGTAAAGCTGCTCAGCCAAGCCAAGAGGACCCCACAGCAAAGCAAATAATGCAGCTTCTCAGAGAAATCCAGAACCCTCAGGAGAGGCTGGGCTCCCTGCTGGAAAACCCCTGCATTCCCTTCTTCTACCGTGCTGATGAGAACGATGAGGTCAAAATCATGGTAGTTTAA